Proteins co-encoded in one Streptococcus parauberis NCFD 2020 genomic window:
- a CDS encoding CHAP domain-containing protein → MKKDKYITMLMLVALAVPSIQTLSVLAEDTTPSTSQSSSSTTSMTSTEGATDSTATSSSSETATSTDQTTAPSSSTETVPSSSSTEPSSSSSSSTTPTSTSTSSSPTTDASQTQPGTAEGNKTPAPEPTQPAPATPQEATPSPAQLPTVDSWSDFSVPAHLPSAMASAAYVEHWTGQDAYSHNLLSHRYGITAAQLDGYLKSTGISYDTNRINGAKLLEWEKESGLDVRAIIAIAMAESSLGTQGVAKEAGANMFGYGAFDNNPGHAKAFNDQVAVTKLTEETIIQNHNTSFEIQDNKAKLLSAGRLNISVEGGVYFTDTSGTGKSRAKIMEAIDQWIDQHGGTPAIPKELQMQSSALLTAVPVSFKLSKPNHVIGYSAVTYPWGQCTWYVYNRAQELGYHFGQFMGNGGDWKNKAGYETTHTPKAGYALSFSPGQAGADPSYGHVAIVEEVKKDGTVLISESNCIGLGVISYRTFSAAQASQLTYVVGEK, encoded by the coding sequence TTGAAAAAAGATAAATACATTACAATGCTGATGCTTGTGGCTTTGGCCGTTCCAAGCATTCAAACTTTAAGTGTTTTGGCGGAGGATACGACTCCTAGCACCAGTCAATCGTCGTCGAGCACGACATCGATGACGTCAACGGAAGGGGCGACGGATAGTACGGCTACTAGTTCATCTAGTGAGACAGCTACTAGTACGGATCAAACGACGGCTCCTTCATCTTCGACGGAGACAGTTCCGTCGTCAAGTTCTACGGAGCCTTCTAGTTCGTCTAGCTCAAGCACGACGCCAACTAGCACTTCAACATCGTCTTCACCGACTACTGACGCTAGCCAGACTCAACCGGGTACGGCTGAAGGCAACAAAACGCCTGCGCCAGAACCGACTCAACCTGCTCCAGCGACACCACAAGAAGCAACTCCAAGTCCAGCGCAATTGCCAACAGTGGATTCGTGGTCTGATTTCAGTGTGCCTGCTCATCTGCCTTCGGCAATGGCTAGCGCAGCTTATGTGGAACACTGGACTGGTCAGGATGCATACAGCCATAACCTGCTCTCACACAGATATGGTATCACTGCAGCGCAACTGGATGGCTACCTGAAATCTACAGGGATTTCCTATGATACCAATCGTATCAATGGTGCCAAGCTATTAGAATGGGAAAAAGAAAGCGGACTTGACGTCCGAGCTATTATTGCCATTGCCATGGCTGAAAGCTCTCTAGGAACGCAAGGAGTAGCTAAAGAAGCCGGTGCCAATATGTTTGGTTATGGGGCATTTGATAACAATCCGGGTCATGCCAAGGCCTTTAATGATCAGGTGGCTGTGACTAAGTTGACCGAGGAGACCATTATCCAAAATCATAATACGAGTTTTGAGATTCAGGATAATAAAGCTAAACTCTTATCTGCTGGCCGATTAAATATTTCTGTTGAAGGTGGTGTTTATTTTACAGACACTAGCGGAACAGGTAAGAGCCGTGCTAAAATCATGGAAGCTATTGATCAATGGATTGATCAACATGGTGGCACACCAGCCATTCCTAAAGAATTACAGATGCAGTCATCTGCTTTACTAACCGCCGTACCAGTAAGCTTTAAGTTGTCTAAGCCTAATCATGTGATTGGCTACTCAGCCGTTACCTATCCATGGGGTCAATGTACTTGGTATGTTTATAACCGTGCGCAAGAACTTGGCTATCACTTTGGTCAATTTATGGGCAATGGTGGTGACTGGAAGAACAAGGCTGGTTATGAAACAACCCATACACCAAAAGCAGGTTACGCTCTTTCCTTTAGCCCAGGACAAGCAGGGGCAGACCCATCTTACGGGCATGTTGCCATTGTCGAAGAGGTCAAGAAAGACGGCACCGTCCTCATCTCAGAATCCAACTGCATTGGACTAGGCGTCATTTCCTACCGCACTTTCTCAGCAGCGCAAGCAAGCCAACTGACCTATGTGGTTGGGGAGAAGTAA
- a CDS encoding DUF4176 domain-containing protein, whose product MNEEILPLGSVVTLKNGDGSEVMIVTRAAIIEENGSEVYFDYGSVLIPQGMVSPENVYFFNIENIENVFLKVTKTKMN is encoded by the coding sequence ATGAATGAAGAAATTTTACCACTAGGTAGTGTTGTTACATTAAAAAATGGAGATGGTAGTGAAGTAATGATAGTTACAAGAGCAGCCATCATTGAGGAAAATGGATCAGAAGTATATTTTGATTATGGATCAGTGTTAATACCACAAGGGATGGTAAGTCCAGAAAATGTATATTTCTTTAATATTGAAAATATTGAGAATGTTTTTTTAAAGGTTACGAAAACGAAGATGAATTGA
- a CDS encoding PadR family transcriptional regulator, whose amino-acid sequence MIPSQMLKGLLEGAILEIIRQEETYAYEISKKLEAYGFGTVSEGTIYPIILRLQSSKSIEGIAKPSPQGPKRKYYSLTDTGLQQLADFKENWLSLSSAINQLLSNENSDLREVE is encoded by the coding sequence TTGATTCCATCACAGATGTTAAAAGGCTTATTGGAAGGTGCCATATTAGAGATCATTAGGCAAGAAGAAACTTATGCTTATGAAATCTCAAAAAAATTGGAAGCCTACGGATTTGGGACAGTTTCTGAAGGAACCATTTATCCGATTATTTTAAGATTGCAGAGCAGTAAGTCAATTGAAGGCATAGCTAAACCATCGCCGCAAGGGCCAAAACGTAAATATTATAGTTTAACGGATACTGGCTTACAACAATTAGCAGACTTTAAAGAAAATTGGCTGTCGCTCAGCTCTGCGATCAACCAACTCTTAAGTAATGAAAATAGCGATCTGAGAGAGGTAGAATGA
- a CDS encoding phosphoenolpyruvate carboxykinase (ATP) — protein MTTIGHYKNEDINLQNSHFSSCKTIIETAFYGNNVQVINSIKEAYQLAAAAPNTIVLDQKIKHAKDLELDEDTHVIVANGGAVVGRTAKARRIKGQEPNEDKNIEALLREDIYQSSFKPFISAQSVVGLDKQFMIEAHIMMPKQEINNMYSWLLNFQILNDNYQALLEQSLTYDENDIFIYFNPDWKHDNYPDGLAYFDTKQNVAAILGMNYFGEIKKGTLTLAWATAARNNYVACHGGLKEFRKDGELYVASFFGLSGSGKSTLTHAKHDNKYEIQVLHDDAFVISTKDGSAVALEPAYFDKTNDYPVGHPEQDYFLTVQNCGVTLNESGERVLVTEDIRNGNGRTIKSRYSTPDRVDVIHEPISAIFWIMKDESLPPLVKISDPTLASAFGCTLMTKRSNAENTSGDLGKLVIEPYANPFRIYPLIEDFEKFHDLFASGVEAYIINTGSYLNTKISKEISLSCIEKLVDGDAMFKDFAHLPEFSYLDIADFKVDENDTHYLALLKDRMAFRLDYLKEFQTSEKDNSLLADSISKLETIIEQLT, from the coding sequence ATGACAACCATCGGGCATTATAAAAACGAGGATATTAATTTACAAAATTCCCACTTTTCATCTTGCAAAACAATTATAGAAACTGCTTTTTATGGTAATAATGTACAAGTTATCAATTCTATAAAAGAAGCTTATCAGTTAGCTGCTGCTGCTCCAAATACAATTGTTCTGGATCAGAAGATTAAACATGCTAAGGACTTAGAACTGGATGAAGATACGCATGTCATTGTCGCAAATGGTGGAGCTGTTGTTGGTCGAACTGCAAAGGCTCGACGTATAAAAGGTCAAGAACCTAACGAAGATAAAAATATTGAAGCTCTACTAAGAGAGGATATTTACCAATCTAGCTTCAAACCATTCATTTCAGCTCAGTCTGTAGTTGGGCTAGATAAACAGTTTATGATTGAAGCTCATATTATGATGCCTAAACAGGAAATCAATAACATGTACTCTTGGCTTCTTAATTTCCAAATTCTTAATGATAATTATCAAGCACTTCTTGAGCAGTCTCTTACATATGACGAAAATGATATTTTTATCTATTTCAATCCTGATTGGAAACATGATAATTACCCAGATGGATTAGCATATTTTGATACAAAACAGAATGTCGCTGCTATTTTGGGCATGAATTATTTTGGTGAAATAAAAAAAGGGACTTTAACCTTAGCTTGGGCAACTGCTGCACGAAATAATTACGTCGCTTGTCATGGAGGTCTTAAAGAATTTAGAAAAGATGGTGAGCTTTATGTAGCTTCTTTCTTTGGCTTATCGGGATCAGGTAAATCAACATTAACCCATGCAAAACATGATAATAAATATGAAATTCAAGTACTTCATGATGATGCCTTTGTCATTTCTACTAAGGATGGTTCTGCGGTAGCTCTGGAACCGGCTTACTTTGATAAAACTAATGATTATCCAGTGGGTCATCCTGAGCAAGATTATTTCTTAACTGTCCAAAACTGTGGAGTCACTTTAAATGAATCAGGAGAACGTGTTTTGGTGACTGAGGATATCCGAAATGGAAACGGTCGAACGATCAAATCTCGTTATTCAACTCCAGACCGAGTTGATGTCATTCATGAACCTATTTCAGCCATATTTTGGATAATGAAAGATGAATCTCTCCCTCCACTTGTTAAAATTAGTGATCCGACACTTGCTTCAGCATTTGGTTGTACTCTTATGACAAAACGTTCTAATGCAGAAAATACTAGCGGCGATTTAGGAAAACTGGTCATTGAACCGTATGCTAATCCATTCCGGATTTATCCATTAATTGAAGATTTTGAGAAATTCCATGACTTGTTTGCCTCAGGTGTTGAAGCCTATATTATCAACACTGGATCTTATTTGAATACTAAAATCAGTAAGGAGATTTCCTTATCTTGTATTGAGAAACTAGTAGATGGTGATGCAATGTTTAAAGATTTTGCGCATCTACCAGAGTTCTCCTATCTAGACATAGCAGATTTTAAAGTCGACGAGAATGATACTCATTACTTAGCTTTATTAAAAGATCGCATGGCCTTTCGATTGGATTATTTAAAAGAATTTCAGACTTCAGAAAAAGATAATTCCTTATTAGCAGACAGCATCTCCAAATTAGAAACTATTATTGAGCAATTAACTTAA
- a CDS encoding oxaloacetate decarboxylase subunit alpha has product MAKIRITETVLRDGQQSQIATRMTTEQMLPVLEQLDNAGYHALEVWGGATFDSCLRYLNEDPWERLRTIRKAVKHTKLQMLLRGQNILGYRNYADDVVREFVQKSIENGIDIIRIFDALNDPRNLQTAVAATKEFGGHAQVAISYTTSPVHTVDYFVHLAEEYAKLGADSICIKDMAGVLTPQTGYDLVKGIKARIDLPLEIHTHATGGISEMTYLKVAEAGADIIDTAVSSFAGGTSQPATESVVMGLEDLGFETGLNLKEVEKVASHLNTVRDHFRSEGLLNPKVKDIEPKTLIYQVPGGMLSNLLSQLSEQGLDDKYEEVLAEVPRVRADLGYPPLVTPLSQMVGTQALMNVISGERYKIVPNEIKDYVRGLYGRPPAPLAEGIKEKIIGEEEVMTIRPADLIEPQLPKLREEIAQYAKSEEDVLSYASFPNQAKDFLGRREDPFYDVPFQEVQVTIDID; this is encoded by the coding sequence ATGGCAAAAATCCGTATTACGGAAACTGTTCTAAGAGATGGGCAACAAAGTCAAATTGCCACTCGGATGACAACAGAACAAATGTTACCTGTTTTAGAACAACTAGATAATGCCGGCTACCATGCTCTTGAAGTTTGGGGCGGTGCAACATTTGATTCATGTTTGCGCTACTTAAATGAAGATCCATGGGAAAGATTACGTACGATACGTAAAGCCGTCAAACATACAAAACTACAAATGTTATTACGAGGACAAAATATTCTTGGTTACCGTAATTATGCAGATGACGTAGTTCGTGAATTTGTTCAAAAATCAATTGAGAATGGGATTGATATTATCCGTATATTTGATGCTTTGAACGATCCAAGAAACCTACAAACTGCAGTAGCAGCAACTAAAGAATTTGGTGGCCATGCACAAGTTGCAATATCTTATACAACTAGTCCTGTCCATACTGTAGATTATTTTGTCCATTTGGCAGAAGAATATGCTAAATTGGGTGCAGATTCTATCTGTATCAAAGATATGGCAGGTGTTTTAACACCACAAACCGGCTATGACTTGGTTAAAGGAATTAAAGCAAGAATTGATCTCCCCTTAGAAATTCATACACATGCAACGGGTGGAATTTCAGAAATGACTTATTTAAAAGTAGCTGAGGCAGGTGCAGATATCATTGATACAGCAGTATCTTCTTTTGCAGGAGGCACCAGTCAGCCGGCAACTGAATCTGTTGTTATGGGTCTTGAAGATTTAGGATTTGAAACTGGACTTAATCTGAAAGAAGTTGAGAAAGTTGCTAGCCACCTTAATACTGTTCGTGATCATTTCCGTTCAGAAGGTTTACTTAATCCAAAGGTAAAAGATATTGAACCTAAAACCTTGATTTATCAGGTTCCTGGTGGAATGTTATCGAATCTCCTTAGTCAATTATCTGAACAGGGATTAGATGATAAATATGAAGAAGTTTTAGCAGAGGTACCACGTGTGCGTGCAGACCTTGGCTATCCACCATTAGTAACACCACTTTCTCAAATGGTTGGTACACAAGCCCTAATGAATGTCATTTCAGGTGAGCGTTATAAAATCGTTCCTAATGAAATTAAAGATTATGTTCGTGGCTTATATGGTAGACCACCGGCACCACTAGCTGAGGGAATAAAAGAAAAAATTATTGGTGAGGAAGAAGTTATGACAATCAGACCAGCTGATTTGATTGAGCCGCAATTACCAAAATTACGTGAAGAAATTGCCCAATATGCTAAATCGGAAGAAGATGTATTAAGTTATGCTTCTTTCCCAAATCAGGCTAAGGATTTCTTGGGACGTCGAGAAGATCCATTCTACGATGTACCATTCCAAGAAGTTCAGGTCACAATTGACATTGACTAA
- the citX gene encoding citrate lyase holo-[acyl-carrier protein] synthase: MSKDILFNGEIVCLDDMLRAREIRSYRQYTLLQDHPNQSLLSVTMNIPGAVKSSDLLEKAFLTVVNQIQNSLGSQAIGFEKTVFQKTGPEYYCLTDLSAQQLKEKMIVIETASPIGRLMDLDVLWWNEGHLVPISRKDLGYEARQCFICSADAKTCGRSRKHTVLEMQEKIAAMLEPFLTNLKEE; this comes from the coding sequence ATGTCTAAGGACATCTTATTTAATGGGGAAATTGTTTGTTTAGATGACATGTTAAGGGCGCGTGAAATTAGAAGTTATAGACAGTATACACTTCTACAAGACCATCCCAATCAGAGTCTTTTGTCAGTGACAATGAATATTCCAGGAGCTGTTAAGAGCTCTGACTTGTTAGAAAAAGCATTTCTAACAGTAGTTAATCAAATCCAAAATAGCTTAGGCTCTCAAGCCATTGGCTTTGAAAAAACAGTCTTTCAAAAAACTGGTCCGGAATATTATTGTCTAACTGACTTAAGTGCTCAGCAATTAAAAGAAAAAATGATCGTTATTGAAACGGCTAGTCCGATTGGAAGATTGATGGATCTTGATGTGCTTTGGTGGAATGAGGGCCACCTGGTACCAATCAGTCGGAAAGATTTAGGATATGAAGCAAGGCAATGTTTTATCTGTTCTGCTGACGCTAAGACTTGTGGTCGTTCGCGAAAACATACTGTCTTAGAGATGCAAGAAAAAATTGCCGCAATGCTTGAGCCTTTCTTGACTAACTTAAAGGAGGAATGA
- the citF gene encoding citrate lyase subunit alpha yields MVENKVKRDIPQKYADQYGVFDGELANVKEYNEASRLIKPVKPRDEKLVSSIREVIEKTGLKDGMTISFHHHFREGDYVMNMVLAQIAAMGIKNISIAPSSIANVHEPLIDHIKNGVVTNITSSGLRDKVGAAISAGIMENPVVIRSHGGRARAIAAGDVHIDVAFLGAPSSDAYGNANGTKGKATCGSLGYAMIDAKYADQVVIITDTLMPYPNTPISIPQTDVDYVVVVDEIGNPDGIAKGATRFTKNPKELLIAQYASEVITNSPYYKEGFSFQTGTGGASLAVTRYMREQMIKDGITASFALGGITNAMVELLEEGLVEKILDVQDFDHPSAISLDKNSQHYEIDANMYASPLSKGSVINQLDTCVLSALEVDTDFNVNVMTGSDGVIRGASGGHCDTAFAAKMSLVISPLVRGRIPTFVDKVNTVITPGTSVDVIVTEVGIAINPNRPDLVEHFKSLKVPQFTVAELKEKAYSIVGQPDDIEYGDKVVALIEYRDGSIIDVVRNV; encoded by the coding sequence ATGGTTGAAAATAAGGTGAAACGTGACATTCCTCAAAAATATGCTGATCAATACGGCGTATTTGACGGTGAATTAGCAAATGTAAAAGAATATAATGAAGCAAGTCGTCTCATTAAACCAGTTAAACCACGTGATGAGAAATTAGTATCATCCATTCGTGAAGTGATTGAAAAAACCGGTTTGAAAGATGGTATGACAATCTCTTTTCACCATCACTTCCGTGAAGGTGATTACGTTATGAATATGGTTCTTGCACAAATTGCTGCAATGGGTATTAAAAATATCTCAATTGCGCCAAGTTCAATTGCAAATGTGCATGAACCACTAATTGATCATATTAAAAATGGTGTCGTAACAAATATTACTTCTTCAGGATTACGCGATAAAGTAGGAGCTGCAATTTCAGCCGGAATCATGGAAAATCCTGTAGTTATCCGTTCACATGGTGGTCGTGCGCGTGCTATCGCAGCTGGGGATGTGCATATCGACGTTGCATTCTTAGGTGCGCCAAGTTCGGATGCTTATGGTAATGCTAATGGAACAAAAGGGAAAGCAACTTGTGGTTCTTTAGGTTATGCTATGATTGATGCTAAATATGCTGATCAGGTGGTTATTATCACAGATACCTTGATGCCATATCCTAACACTCCAATTTCAATCCCACAAACGGATGTTGATTATGTAGTTGTTGTCGATGAAATAGGGAATCCAGATGGCATAGCAAAAGGTGCAACACGTTTTACAAAAAATCCGAAAGAACTTTTGATTGCTCAATATGCTTCTGAGGTGATAACTAATTCACCATATTACAAGGAAGGATTTTCTTTCCAAACAGGTACTGGTGGTGCATCTCTAGCTGTAACACGTTACATGCGTGAACAAATGATTAAAGACGGTATTACTGCAAGTTTTGCACTTGGTGGAATTACCAACGCAATGGTTGAATTACTTGAGGAAGGCCTGGTTGAAAAGATTCTTGACGTTCAGGACTTTGACCATCCATCAGCAATTTCCTTAGATAAAAATAGTCAGCATTATGAAATTGATGCCAACATGTATGCCTCACCATTGAGTAAAGGCTCTGTAATCAATCAATTAGATACCTGTGTTTTATCAGCATTAGAAGTTGATACAGACTTTAATGTTAATGTTATGACAGGTTCTGATGGTGTTATTCGTGGAGCATCAGGTGGACATTGTGATACAGCTTTTGCTGCCAAAATGAGTTTAGTTATTTCACCACTTGTTCGTGGACGCATTCCAACCTTTGTTGATAAAGTTAATACTGTTATCACTCCTGGTACAAGTGTCGACGTTATCGTAACAGAAGTTGGTATTGCAATCAATCCAAACCGTCCTGACTTAGTTGAGCATTTTAAATCATTAAAAGTTCCCCAATTTACTGTGGCAGAATTAAAAGAAAAAGCTTATTCAATTGTTGGACAACCAGATGATATCGAATATGGTGATAAGGTTGTTGCCTTAATTGAATATCGTGATGGCAGTATCATTGACGTGGTCCGTAATGTCTAA
- the citE gene encoding citrate (pro-3S)-lyase subunit beta encodes MERLRRTMMFVPGANAAMLRDAPLYGADSIMFDLEDSVSLKEKDTSRTLVHFALKTFDYSNVETVVRVNGLDTVGALDIEAVVLAGVNVVRLPKTETAQDIIDVEAVIERVERENGIEIGRTKMMAAIESAEGVLNAREIAKASNRLIGIALGAEDYVTNMKTRRYPDGQELFFARSMILHAARAAGIAAIDTVYSDVNNPEGFQNEVKLIKQLGFDGKSVINPRQIPLVNEIYAPSEKEIQNAKEVIWAIREAESKGSGVISLKGKMVDKPIVERAERVIMLAKAAGLMTEEDL; translated from the coding sequence ATGGAACGTTTAAGAAGAACAATGATGTTTGTCCCTGGGGCTAATGCAGCCATGTTACGTGATGCCCCCCTTTATGGTGCGGATTCAATCATGTTTGACTTGGAAGATTCAGTGTCTTTAAAAGAAAAAGATACTTCTAGAACCTTGGTTCATTTTGCATTAAAGACCTTTGATTATAGCAATGTCGAAACGGTAGTTCGTGTTAACGGACTTGATACTGTTGGGGCGCTAGATATTGAAGCTGTTGTCCTAGCGGGCGTTAACGTTGTCCGTCTTCCAAAAACAGAAACAGCACAAGATATCATAGATGTAGAGGCTGTAATTGAACGTGTTGAACGTGAAAATGGGATTGAAATTGGTCGCACCAAAATGATGGCAGCCATTGAATCAGCTGAAGGTGTACTTAATGCAAGGGAAATCGCAAAAGCTTCAAACCGCTTAATTGGCATTGCATTAGGTGCTGAGGACTATGTTACAAATATGAAAACGCGTCGTTACCCCGATGGACAAGAATTATTCTTTGCAAGAAGCATGATTCTCCATGCAGCTCGCGCAGCTGGTATAGCAGCGATTGATACCGTATATTCTGATGTCAATAATCCAGAAGGTTTCCAAAATGAAGTGAAACTGATTAAGCAATTAGGATTTGATGGTAAATCAGTTATCAATCCTCGACAAATTCCACTAGTAAATGAGATTTATGCACCAAGCGAAAAAGAAATTCAGAATGCTAAAGAAGTTATTTGGGCCATTCGTGAAGCTGAAAGCAAAGGATCTGGTGTCATATCTCTTAAAGGGAAAATGGTTGATAAACCAATTGTTGAACGTGCAGAGCGTGTCATTATGTTAGCCAAAGCAGCAGGGCTAATGACTGAGGAGGATTTATAA
- the citD gene encoding citrate lyase acyl carrier protein, with the protein MEIKQTAVAGSLESSDIMVTVSPATNGIQIDLESSVEKQFGRRIRQVIEETVKNLQVENIGIHAVDKGALDCTVQARTIAAVHRAVGLDQYDWKEIDSWNV; encoded by the coding sequence ATGGAAATTAAGCAAACTGCCGTAGCAGGAAGCCTGGAATCTAGTGATATCATGGTGACAGTTAGTCCTGCTACCAATGGCATCCAGATTGATTTAGAAAGTAGTGTTGAAAAACAATTCGGTCGTCGTATTCGTCAAGTAATTGAAGAAACAGTAAAAAATTTACAAGTTGAAAATATTGGAATCCACGCAGTAGATAAAGGTGCATTAGATTGCACTGTACAAGCTCGAACAATTGCTGCAGTTCATCGTGCTGTAGGACTTGATCAATATGATTGGAAGGAGATTGACTCATGGAACGTTTAA
- a CDS encoding OadG-related small transporter subunit produces the protein MNMEHLTMAFELMGLGMAGVFIVLGILYAVAEILIKVLPAEK, from the coding sequence ATGAATATGGAACATTTAACCATGGCCTTTGAACTAATGGGTCTTGGTATGGCTGGAGTCTTTATTGTATTAGGAATTTTGTATGCAGTAGCAGAAATTCTTATCAAAGTATTACCTGCCGAAAAATAA
- a CDS encoding sodium ion-translocating decarboxylase subunit beta has protein sequence METLIQGITSITIPQVVMMIIGGVLMYLGIKKEYEPTLLVPMGLGTILVNFPGTGVLTQVVNGVEQEGVFDVLFNFGIGTELFPLLIFIGIGAMIDFGPLLQNPFMLLFGAAAQFGIFFVVVIAVMAGFDIKEAASIGIIGAADGPTSIFVANQLAPKLLGPITVAAYSYMALVPIIQPFAIKLVTTKKERQIRMHYKAESVSKLTKILFPIVITFVAGFIAPISLPLVGFLMFGNLLRECGVLDRLSLTAQNELVNIVSILLGLTISVKMQAELFLNFQTLMIILFGLVAFIMDSIGGVMFAKMLNIFRKEKINPMIGAAGISAFPMSSRVIQKMATDEDPQNFILMYAVGANVSGQIASVIAGGLLLAFFS, from the coding sequence GTGGAAACTTTAATTCAAGGAATTACATCAATTACCATCCCACAAGTTGTGATGATGATTATTGGTGGCGTGTTAATGTATTTAGGTATAAAAAAAGAGTATGAGCCAACGCTACTCGTACCAATGGGATTAGGAACAATCTTAGTAAACTTTCCTGGTACTGGGGTCCTAACTCAAGTTGTCAATGGAGTTGAGCAAGAAGGTGTCTTTGACGTACTATTCAATTTTGGTATTGGTACAGAATTATTTCCATTACTAATTTTTATTGGAATAGGTGCAATGATAGACTTTGGTCCATTATTACAAAATCCATTCATGTTACTTTTTGGAGCAGCTGCTCAGTTCGGGATTTTCTTTGTTGTCGTTATAGCTGTTATGGCAGGTTTTGATATTAAAGAGGCTGCCTCAATTGGGATCATTGGTGCAGCTGATGGACCAACATCAATTTTTGTAGCTAATCAGTTGGCACCTAAATTATTAGGACCAATTACTGTAGCAGCCTATTCATATATGGCTTTGGTTCCTATTATTCAACCATTTGCGATTAAATTAGTAACAACTAAAAAAGAACGTCAAATCAGAATGCATTATAAAGCTGAGAGCGTCTCAAAATTAACAAAAATTTTATTCCCAATCGTTATTACTTTTGTAGCAGGATTTATTGCCCCAATTTCTTTACCACTTGTTGGTTTCTTAATGTTTGGTAACCTACTACGAGAGTGTGGTGTATTGGATCGCTTATCATTAACAGCACAAAATGAATTGGTAAATATTGTATCGATTCTCCTAGGTTTAACTATCTCTGTTAAAATGCAAGCTGAGTTATTCTTAAACTTCCAGACATTGATGATTATCTTATTTGGTCTAGTTGCCTTTATTATGGACTCAATTGGTGGTGTTATGTTTGCTAAGATGCTGAATATTTTCCGTAAGGAAAAAATTAATCCGATGATTGGTGCGGCAGGTATCTCTGCCTTTCCGATGTCTAGTCGTGTTATTCAAAAAATGGCAACGGATGAAGATCCACAAAACTTTATCTTAATGTATGCAGTTGGAGCTAACGTTTCAGGACAGATTGCTTCAGTTATTGCAGGTGGACTCTTACTTGCATTCTTTAGTTAA
- a CDS encoding acetyl-CoA carboxylase biotin carboxyl carrier protein subunit produces MLRKFKISIDGKEYLVEMEEIGGTPAPAPVAPAAPVESAVETPAPAPSPAASAPAGGDAMPSPMPGTILRTLVNVGDTVSENQPLMILEAMKMENEIVASKGGTVAAIHVTQGQVVNAGDGLITIN; encoded by the coding sequence ATGTTACGTAAATTTAAAATTTCTATTGATGGAAAAGAATACTTAGTTGAAATGGAAGAAATTGGTGGCACTCCAGCACCAGCACCTGTAGCTCCGGCTGCACCTGTCGAGTCAGCTGTAGAAACTCCAGCACCAGCACCAAGTCCAGCTGCTTCAGCGCCTGCAGGTGGAGATGCAATGCCATCACCAATGCCGGGAACTATTTTAAGAACATTAGTTAATGTTGGTGATACAGTATCAGAAAATCAACCACTTATGATTTTAGAAGCTATGAAAATGGAAAATGAGATTGTCGCAAGTAAAGGTGGAACAGTAGCAGCTATTCATGTCACTCAAGGGCAAGTCGTTAATGCCGGAGATGGTTTAATTACAATTAACTAA